The Pelagibacterium halotolerans B2 genome has a segment encoding these proteins:
- a CDS encoding malate synthase G translates to MSSYVTRAGLQVDEQLAAFVEQEALKGPDVASDRFWAGFAEMVAAYMPGNRELLEIRDRMQNQIDDWHRDNGPATANPEAYQAFLREISYLEDEPEDFRIETENLDPEIASICGPQLVVPVSNARYALNAANARWGSLYDAFYGTDVIAREGDLAPGRQYNAKRGAEVFARAGHFLDEAFPLLGVKHWAVTRYGVDISGDVARLVIESQDGRAKLAYPEAFAGYSRDGDVLRILLKHHGLHVDLVIDPNHPVGKDHPANLADVAIESALTTIQDCEDSVAAVDAEDKVGVYRNWLGLMKGDLADTFEKGGKSVTRTLNADRVYTAPDGSELTLKGRALLLVRNVGHLMTTDAILDAEGQPIGEGLMDAAITTLCALHDRKRKANSTTGSIYIVKPKMHGPTEVLFACNVFGEVEKILGLPLNTIKIGIMDEERRTSANLKACIYAARERVFFINTGFLDRTGDEIHTSMEAGPVLLKDQIKAERWIQAYEDRNVTIGIACGLTGRAQIGKGMWARPDDMAAMMEQKIGHPKSGANCAWVPSPTAATLHALHYHEVDVFEAQKRRHNEPIPGLDALFSMPVLDPATLSAEQIQRELDNNAQGILGYVVRWVDAGVGCSKVPDINNVGLMEDRATCRISSQAIANWLWHGVVTQDEVVATFTRMARVVDQQNAGDPAYEPMSGDPEHSIAFQAALALALQGVEQPSGYTEPLLHAKRAEKKAQR, encoded by the coding sequence ATGAGCAGCTATGTCACCCGAGCCGGTTTGCAGGTCGATGAACAGCTTGCCGCGTTTGTCGAGCAAGAGGCGCTCAAGGGACCCGATGTCGCTTCGGACAGGTTCTGGGCGGGGTTTGCCGAGATGGTCGCGGCCTATATGCCGGGCAATCGCGAGCTCCTGGAAATCCGCGACAGGATGCAGAACCAGATCGACGACTGGCACCGCGACAATGGCCCGGCAACAGCGAACCCGGAGGCCTATCAGGCGTTTTTGCGCGAGATCAGCTATCTCGAGGACGAGCCGGAGGATTTCCGGATCGAAACTGAAAATCTCGATCCCGAGATCGCCTCGATCTGCGGCCCGCAGCTTGTCGTGCCGGTGTCCAATGCGCGCTATGCGCTCAATGCCGCCAATGCGCGCTGGGGCAGTCTCTACGATGCGTTTTACGGCACTGATGTGATCGCCCGTGAGGGCGATCTGGCACCGGGGCGTCAGTACAATGCCAAGCGCGGTGCGGAAGTGTTTGCGCGGGCCGGGCATTTCCTTGACGAGGCGTTTCCGTTGCTCGGGGTCAAGCACTGGGCCGTGACACGCTATGGCGTCGATATATCGGGAGATGTCGCCAGACTGGTGATTGAAAGTCAGGATGGCCGGGCGAAACTGGCTTATCCCGAGGCGTTCGCGGGCTATTCGCGCGATGGCGATGTGCTGCGCATCCTGCTCAAGCACCACGGGCTGCATGTCGACCTGGTGATCGATCCCAACCATCCGGTGGGCAAGGATCATCCGGCCAATCTGGCTGATGTGGCGATCGAAAGCGCGTTGACCACAATTCAGGATTGCGAGGATTCGGTTGCGGCGGTCGATGCCGAGGACAAGGTCGGGGTCTATCGCAACTGGCTCGGGCTGATGAAGGGCGATCTGGCCGATACGTTCGAAAAGGGCGGCAAGAGTGTCACACGGACGCTCAATGCGGATCGGGTTTACACAGCACCGGATGGAAGCGAGTTGACCCTGAAGGGGCGCGCATTGCTGCTGGTGCGCAATGTCGGGCATCTGATGACCACCGATGCCATTCTTGACGCTGAAGGCCAGCCGATCGGCGAGGGGCTGATGGATGCGGCGATCACCACGCTTTGCGCGCTGCACGACCGCAAGCGGAAGGCCAATTCAACAACCGGCTCGATTTATATCGTCAAGCCCAAGATGCACGGGCCGACCGAAGTGCTGTTTGCGTGCAATGTGTTCGGGGAAGTGGAAAAAATCCTCGGGCTGCCGCTCAACACCATCAAGATCGGCATCATGGACGAGGAGCGCCGGACCTCGGCCAACCTCAAAGCGTGCATTTATGCAGCGCGTGAACGGGTGTTTTTTATCAACACCGGGTTCCTCGACCGCACCGGTGACGAAATCCATACGTCGATGGAAGCCGGGCCGGTGCTGCTCAAGGACCAGATCAAGGCCGAACGGTGGATTCAAGCCTACGAGGATCGCAACGTCACGATCGGTATTGCCTGCGGGCTGACGGGCCGCGCTCAGATCGGCAAGGGCATGTGGGCCCGGCCCGACGATATGGCGGCGATGATGGAGCAAAAGATCGGGCATCCGAAATCGGGCGCCAATTGCGCCTGGGTGCCTTCGCCGACGGCGGCAACGCTGCACGCGCTCCACTATCATGAGGTCGACGTGTTCGAGGCGCAAAAGCGCCGGCACAACGAACCCATTCCCGGTCTGGACGCCTTGTTTTCCATGCCGGTGCTTGATCCCGCGACGCTCTCGGCCGAGCAGATCCAGCGCGAACTCGACAACAATGCGCAAGGGATCCTGGGCTATGTGGTGCGCTGGGTCGATGCGGGGGTGGGGTGTTCGAAAGTCCCCGACATCAACAATGTGGGACTGATGGAAGACCGGGCGACCTGCCGCATTTCATCGCAGGCCATCGCCAACTGGCTCTGGCATGGGGTGGTGACCCAGGACGAGGTGGTGGCGACCTTCACCCGGATGGCCCGGGTGGTCGATCAGCAGAATGCGGGTGATCCAGCCTATGAGCCCATGAGCGGTGATCCCGAACACTCGATTGCCTTTCAGGCCGCATTGGCTTTGGCACTGCAAGGGGTCGAACAGCCTTCTGGTTATACCGAGCCGCTGTTGCACGCCAAGCGGGCCGAAAAGAAAGCTCAACGATAG
- the guaD gene encoding guanine deaminase: MTARILRGRILTFISEPSGPDDHQSYRYIEDGAVVVDQGRIVSVGEWNEGLRVVAPKAEVIDHRPNLIMPGFIDTHIHYPQMQVIGSYAKDLLEWLNTYTFVEEQRFADADHAARIASLFCDELVRYGTTTAAVYCSVHPQSVDAFFTEANKRDMRMVAGKVMMDRNAPEGLLDTPQRGYDESKALLEKWDGVGRLHYAITPRFALTSTHAQMEMTQDLVREFPDAYVQTHVNESLGEIEFVRELFPNLPDYVGVYEHYGLLGPRTLLGHCIHMTDREIAALSETGSVAVFCPTSNLFIGSGLFDRERLMASNVRIGVATDVGGGTSYAMLRTLDEGYKVLQLRGQRLSPLESFFMMTLGNARALSLEHTIGSLEPGADADMVVLDARALPHMALKMEQVDHLSEELFLLQTCGDDRVVAETYVAGEAAKRALG; encoded by the coding sequence GTGACTGCAAGGATTTTGCGCGGGCGTATCCTGACGTTCATTTCCGAGCCGTCGGGACCGGACGATCATCAAAGCTATCGCTATATCGAGGATGGGGCGGTGGTTGTCGATCAGGGCAGGATCGTTTCGGTCGGGGAGTGGAACGAGGGGCTCAGGGTCGTCGCGCCCAAGGCCGAGGTCATCGATCACCGGCCCAATCTGATTATGCCGGGCTTTATCGATACCCATATTCACTATCCGCAGATGCAGGTGATCGGCTCGTATGCCAAGGACCTGCTGGAGTGGCTCAATACCTATACGTTCGTCGAAGAGCAGCGCTTTGCCGATGCGGACCATGCGGCGCGGATCGCCTCGCTGTTCTGCGACGAACTGGTGCGCTACGGAACCACAACGGCGGCGGTCTATTGCTCGGTGCATCCGCAATCGGTCGATGCCTTTTTCACCGAGGCAAACAAGCGCGACATGCGCATGGTCGCCGGCAAGGTGATGATGGACCGCAACGCGCCCGAGGGGCTGCTCGATACGCCACAGCGTGGCTATGACGAGAGCAAGGCGTTGCTGGAGAAGTGGGACGGGGTGGGGCGGCTCCATTATGCGATCACGCCGCGCTTCGCGCTGACCTCCACCCATGCGCAGATGGAAATGACCCAGGACCTCGTTCGCGAATTTCCCGATGCCTATGTCCAGACGCATGTGAATGAAAGCCTGGGGGAAATCGAATTCGTCAGGGAGCTGTTTCCCAATTTGCCCGACTATGTCGGCGTTTATGAGCATTACGGGCTGCTGGGGCCGAGGACATTGCTCGGCCATTGCATCCATATGACCGATCGGGAAATCGCCGCGCTTTCTGAAACCGGATCGGTGGCGGTGTTCTGCCCGACCTCGAATTTGTTCATCGGTTCGGGCCTGTTCGATCGCGAGAGGCTGATGGCGTCCAATGTGCGGATCGGGGTGGCGACCGATGTGGGCGGAGGGACATCCTATGCGATGTTGCGCACGCTCGACGAGGGCTACAAGGTGCTGCAATTGCGCGGCCAGCGCCTTTCGCCGCTCGAGAGCTTTTTCATGATGACGCTGGGCAATGCGCGGGCTTTGTCGCTCGAGCATACCATCGGTAGCCTGGAGCCGGGCGCCGATGCCGATATGGTGGTGCTCGATGCCCGAGCCTTGCCGCATATGGCACTCAAGATGGAGCAGGTGGACCATCTGTCCGAAGAGCTGTTTCTGCTCCAGACATGCGGGGACGACCGGGTGGTTGCAGAGACCTATGTGGCGGGCGAGGCGGCCAAGCGCGCTTTGGGTTGA